Proteins from a single region of Macaca thibetana thibetana isolate TM-01 chromosome 4, ASM2454274v1, whole genome shotgun sequence:
- the SLC22A2 gene encoding solute carrier family 22 member 2 encodes MTTTVDDALEHGGEFHFFQKQMFFLLSLLSVAFTPIYVGIVFLGFTPDHRCRSPGVAELSLRCGWSPAEELNYTVPGPGPGGEASARQCRRYEVDWNQSTLSCADPLASLDTNRSRLPLGPCRDGWLYETPGSSIVTEFNLVCANSWMLDLFQSSVNVGFFIGSMSIGYIADRFGRKLCLLTTILINAASGVLMAISPTYTWMLIFRLIQGLVSKASWLIGFILITEFVGRSYRRTVGIFYQAAFTVGLLMLAGVAYALPHWRWLQFTVTLPNFCFLLYYWCIPESPRWLISQNKNAEAMRIFKHIAKKNGKSLPASLQRLRLEEETGKKLNPSFLDLVRTPQIRKHTLILMYNWFTSSVLYQGLIMHMGLAGDNIYLEFFYSALVEFPAAFMVILTIDRIGRRYPWAASNIVAGAACLASGFIPGDLQWLRIIVSCLGRMGITMAYEIVCLVNAELYPTFIRNLGVHVCSSMCDIGGIITPFLVYRLTNIWLELPLMVFAVVGLVAGGLVLLLPETKGKALPETIEEAENMQRPRKNKEKIIYLQVQKLDIPLN; translated from the exons ATGACCACCACCGTGGACGATGCCCTGGAGCATGGAGGGGAGTTCCACTTTTTCCAGAAGCAAATGTTTTTCCTCTTATCTCTGCTCTCGGTTGCCTTCACGCCCATCTACGTGGGCATCGTCTTCCTGGGCTTCACCCCTGACCACCGCTGCCGGAGCCCCGGAGTGGCCGAGTTGAGTCTGCGCTGTGGCTGGAGTCCTGCAGAGGAGCTGAACTACACGGTGCCGGGCCCAGGACCTGGGGGCGAGGCCTCCGCAAGACAGTGCAGGCGCTACGAGGTGGACTGGAACCAGAGCACCCTCAGCTGCGCGGACCCCCTGGCCAGCCTGGACACCAACAGGAGCCGCCTGCCACTGGGCCCCTGCCGGGACGGCTGGTTGTACGAGACGCCTGGCTCCTCCATCGTCACCGAG TTTAACCTGGTATGTGCCAACTCCTGGATGTTGGACCTATTCCAGTCATCGGTGAATGTAGGATTCTTTATCGGTTCTATGAGCATCGGCTACATAGCAGACAG GTTTGGccgtaagctctgcctcctaacTACAATCCTCATAAATGCTGCATCTGGAGTTCTCATGGCCATTTCCCCAACCTATACATGGATGTTAATTTTTCGCTTAATCCAAGGACTGGTCAGCAAAGCAAGCTGGTTAATAGGCTTCATCCTGA TTACAGAATTTGTTGGGCGGAGCTATCGGAGAACAGTGGGGATTTTTTACCAAGCTGCCTTTACAGTTGGGCTCCTGATGCTAGCTGGTGTGGCTTACGCACTTCCTCACTGGAGGTGGTTGCAGTTCACAGTTACTCTGCCCAACTTCTGCTTCTTGCTCTATTACTG GTGCATACCTGAGTCTCCCAGGTGGCTGATCTCCCAGAATAAGAATGCTGAAGCCATGAGAATCTTTAAGCACATcgcaaagaaaaatggaaaatctctACCTGCCTCCCTTCAG CGCCTGAGACTTGAAGAGGAAACTGGCAAGAAACTGAATCCTTCATTTCTTGACTTGGTCAGAACTCCTCAGATAAGGAAACATACTTTGATATTGATGTACAACTG GTTCACGAGCTCTGTACTCTACCAGGGCCTCATCATGCACATGGGCCTTGCAGGGGACAATATCTACCTGGAATTCTTCTACTCTGCCCTGGTTGAATTCCCAGCTGCCTTCATGGTCATCCTCACCATCGACCGCATCGGCCGCCGTTACCCTTGGGCTGCATCAAATATAGTTGCAGGGGCAGCCTGTCTGGCCTCAGGTTTTATCCCTGGTG ATCTACAATGGCTAAGAATTATTGTCTCATGCTTGGGAAGAATGGGGATCACAATGGCCTATGAGATAGTCTGCCTGGTCAATGCTGAACTGTACCCCACATTCATTAG GAATCTTGGCGTCCACGTCTGTTCCTCAATGTGTGACATTGGTGGCATCATCACGCCATTCCTGGTCTACCGGCTTACTAACATCTGGCTTGAGCTCCCACTGATGGTTTTTG